A region of the Corynebacterium endometrii genome:
TATGAACGATTTGCCAGTATCAGGCTCCCCCTCCCGCCTCTGGAGACTCAGCGCCGTATCGCGGATTATCTCGACAAGGAGACCGCGCAGATTGATACGCTCACGGCGGAGCTGGATGGCTATGTGGAGCTGCTGGAAAAACGAAGGCGGGAAACCATCTCTACGGCTGTTTCATCGCTGCCTAACGGGTCACCGTTTGAGCTAGTTCCTCTCAATCTCATTATTCGCGTTGCTGATGGACTGGTAGACCCACTGGACGAGGAGTTCTCTGAACTACCCTTGATTGCCCCCAACCACATCGAAAAGAACACTGGGAAACTGATTGAGCCTATTGAGTCCGCACGTGAGCAGGGAGCAATCAGTGGAAAGGGTTTCGTTCGAGCTGGTCAGGTTGTCTACAGCAAGATTCGTCCCGCATTAAACAAGGTGACCATAGCCAATCAGGACTCTCTCTGTAGTGCAGACATGTACCCATTAGAAACGATGGGTAACGTGCATGAACGATTCCTGCTCTATGCACTTATCGACAAGCGATTCGTGGAGTCCGCAGTAGTGGAATCATCAAGGGTTGCAATGCCGAAAGTAAATCGAGAAACACTTGGGGTGCTTCGTATTCCCCTGCCCGACCTCGATACCCAGCGCCGTATCGCGGATTATCTCGATAAGGAAACCGCTCGAATCGATACCCTCATCAAGGAATGCCGCGAACTTAAGGAAATCCTCTTGAAGCGTCGTCAAGTACTCATTACTGATGTAGTTACCGGAAAGGTGGAGGTGTAAGCCATGACTGATTCCCCTGTTGAAAAGGCTTTAACTAATTACCTTGAGATTGACTTTGAGGATTCTATTGTGGATTCACTCTCGTCCTCTGGGTGGCTGCATGACTCATCCAATGATGGTTGGGATGTGGAGCGAGCTATCTATGTTCCTGATGTTCTGCACTGGTTACAAACCCAGTTCCCAGATGAGTACGAGAAAGCGGTTCCGTCACGTCTTGGCGACCTTGAGAAGCAGGTGGCGGTCAATAAGCTCCTTGACCGCCTTGTGGAGATGCTGAACAAGAAGCACACTCTTACCGCCAAGACTAAGCAGGTGAAGAACGGTCTACTTGGCACATTGCGCCATGGTTTCTCACACTCCCAGCTTGGTCGCCAAAAGGCAACATTCCCGAACCTTGTGCAGTTCTACCCAGAGAATCCGCTGTACACGAGCGTTTCTGAGGTAGCGAAGCAGAATCGCTTGCGAGTCTTGCGTCAGGTGCGTTTTGATACCACGTCCACGCAGACGCTGGATCTGGTGCTTACGGTAAACGGTATCCCGGTTGTCACGATGGAACTCAAGACTGATAACACGCAAGCGGTACAGGATGCTATCAAGCAGTACCGCCAAGACCGTGTGCCGTCCAAGTCCCGCCCACTTCTTGCGCCAGGTCGTGCCTTGGTGCATTTCGCTGTATCTAATCAACAGGTGTACATGTCCACGGTACTGGCAGGCGCTAAGACCGTGTTCCTGCCGTTTAACCAAGGTGACGGATACCATTCCGGTAATCCGTCCAATCCGAATGGCTCTGACACGGCGTATCTGTGGGAGAAGGTGCTCCAACCTGAACTGTTCTTGCGTATTCTGCGTGATTACGCGCTGTGGGAACCAGCGAAGAAGGGCAACGATGGTCGCCTAGTGTTCCCTCGTTACCACCAGCTACGCGCCACTGAGCGTGTCATTTCGGACATGGTGACTAAGGGTTCTGGTCAGCGATTCCTGATTCAGCATTCCGCTGGTTCCGGGAAGACGAAGACCATTGCGTGGCTTGCTCACCGCGCTAACCGTGCATTCTCATCAGATGGCACTCCGCTGTTTGATTCCGTCATTGTGGTCACAGACCGCACGGCATTGGATGACAACATCAAGGAAGGTCTTGACCTCTTGCGGGCATCTGAGGGCATGGTGGTTGCAGTCGATAATGAGCTTGGGTCAAAGTCTAAGAAGCTTGAGAAGGCTCTTACCCACGGTGGGCACATTATTTCCTGCACCATTCAGACGTTCCCAGCTTTGGCACGTCTGATGGAAACGAAGCCAGATCTTGCAGGCAGAAACTATTGCGTGATTATCGATGAGGCGCACTCTTCTCAGCATGGTGAAGCAGCGAAGAAGCTGCGCGAGACGCTGGTTGATGTGAACCTCGAACTAGGCGAGGAAGAGGAGATCACCTCTGATGACATGCTTCTGGCTGTGGATTCAGCGGTGGCGAACTCCGCCAACCTCTCTTTCGTAGCGCTTACGGCAACGCCTAAGGCTAAGACACTTGCGGCTTATGGTGTGCCAGACCCAAGTGACCCAGTAAAGCGCATCCCGTATGACATCTACTCGATGAGTCAGGCGATTGAAGAAGGCTTCATCCTTGACGTACTCGCTAACTACTCAACCTATTCCATGTTCGCCCGCATCAAGGATGAGCTTGGGCGCACAGAGACTGTGGATGAGTCAGAAGCTGTGTCTGACATGGTGAGGTT
Encoded here:
- a CDS encoding type I restriction endonuclease subunit R, yielding MTDSPVEKALTNYLEIDFEDSIVDSLSSSGWLHDSSNDGWDVERAIYVPDVLHWLQTQFPDEYEKAVPSRLGDLEKQVAVNKLLDRLVEMLNKKHTLTAKTKQVKNGLLGTLRHGFSHSQLGRQKATFPNLVQFYPENPLYTSVSEVAKQNRLRVLRQVRFDTTSTQTLDLVLTVNGIPVVTMELKTDNTQAVQDAIKQYRQDRVPSKSRPLLAPGRALVHFAVSNQQVYMSTVLAGAKTVFLPFNQGDGYHSGNPSNPNGSDTAYLWEKVLQPELFLRILRDYALWEPAKKGNDGRLVFPRYHQLRATERVISDMVTKGSGQRFLIQHSAGSGKTKTIAWLAHRANRAFSSDGTPLFDSVIVVTDRTALDDNIKEGLDLLRASEGMVVAVDNELGSKSKKLEKALTHGGHIISCTIQTFPALARLMETKPDLAGRNYCVIIDEAHSSQHGEAAKKLRETLVDVNLELGEEEEITSDDMLLAVDSAVANSANLSFVALTATPKAKTLAAYGVPDPSDPVKRIPYDIYSMSQAIEEGFILDVLANYSTYSMFARIKDELGRTETVDESEAVSDMVRFARLHPTSVAQKVQVTVEHFRRNVMQHLDGTAKAMVVAPDRRSALTWSLKMNEYIAEKEYEDMTTLVAFSGSLDIDDNSVTEYSLNGVKDTALHFRENEECKVLIVANKFQTGFDEPRLCAMYVDKSLSGVMAVQTLSRLNRTFPNKPKPMVVDFVNEPEKIVESFKPYYQQAHIEADIPANALDDLGQQLDDAEFYTEEELDALGTAYVENESSERLQALISPVRKRWNAHMRDARLTGDKDAYADGKTFKTNCAKYTHAWEFLSQIVDYQDATLHKRAIVAGLLAKNLNVERQDDDDDYTTGIELVGVAVEPLETEEDLGLAKEEIDGKLDLPGFDGQPVSENSPVKTAFDEAVDKVNQILAAAGVSASDEAKSSAIRASYGKLVEDAQIQGMAGENDAKQLASTRAFKQKGLQALLGSAQESQDVYTTLSADMENVEAVLGALAELLVAASKDAEVKKRLSE
- a CDS encoding restriction endonuclease subunit S, whose amino-acid sequence is MSNVAGLEGSPFRDSRYPLVLAGSIFPQSTTKGSVKEFQPLSVGQAGVTKQLERVAQQQGDADRKLVEPGDLVINSRSDRRGASGLSSLTGLVSVVYTVLKPRTEYIDSRYAELLFKSKAFQDEYYRWGTGIVDDLWSTRYERFASIRLPLPPLETQRRIADYLDKETAQIDTLTAELDGYVELLEKRRRETISTAVSSLPNGSPFELVPLNLIIRVADGLVDPLDEEFSELPLIAPNHIEKNTGKLIEPIESAREQGAISGKGFVRAGQVVYSKIRPALNKVTIANQDSLCSADMYPLETMGNVHERFLLYALIDKRFVESAVVESSRVAMPKVNRETLGVLRIPLPDLDTQRRIADYLDKETARIDTLIKECRELKEILLKRRQVLITDVVTGKVEV